One genomic window of Methanobacterium sp. includes the following:
- a CDS encoding sulfide-dependent adenosine diphosphate thiazole synthase translates to MKLDDIIVSKGIVSGYMEELLDYMEMDVAIGGGGPAGLTAGYYLAKSGLKVALFEKKLSMGGGMWGGGMMFNKIVVQEEGKRILDEMGIRSQEYEKGYYLADSVESASTICSKACQAGLKVFNLMEIEDVMIKEKGVEGLVINWSPVEMAGLHVDPITIGARAVIDATGHPCEVVKVLERKMEAPLKTETGKIMGEKSMWADVAEQKIMGNVSEVYPGLYVTGMAANAVHGSPRMGPIFGGMLLSGEKVAEMLIEKLK, encoded by the coding sequence ATGAAACTGGATGATATTATAGTCTCAAAAGGAATAGTATCCGGATACATGGAAGAATTACTGGATTACATGGAAATGGACGTGGCCATAGGGGGAGGAGGGCCTGCAGGCCTCACCGCAGGATACTACCTGGCTAAATCAGGACTAAAAGTAGCATTATTTGAGAAAAAACTTAGTATGGGTGGTGGAATGTGGGGTGGGGGGATGATGTTCAATAAGATCGTGGTCCAGGAAGAAGGAAAACGAATCCTGGATGAAATGGGCATCCGCAGCCAGGAATATGAGAAAGGATACTATCTGGCCGATTCAGTAGAATCAGCTTCCACCATCTGCTCTAAAGCCTGCCAGGCCGGACTCAAAGTCTTCAACCTCATGGAAATCGAAGACGTGATGATCAAGGAGAAAGGTGTGGAAGGGCTGGTAATCAACTGGAGCCCGGTTGAAATGGCAGGACTACATGTGGATCCCATCACCATCGGTGCCCGTGCAGTGATAGATGCCACTGGCCACCCATGTGAAGTGGTGAAGGTCCTGGAAAGAAAAATGGAAGCACCCCTTAAAACTGAAACTGGTAAAATCATGGGGGAAAAATCCATGTGGGCTGATGTGGCTGAACAAAAGATAATGGGCAACGTCAGTGAAGTATACCCTGGATTATATGTAACTGGAATGGCAGCCAACGCAGTGCACGGTTCACCCCGTATGGGGCCTATATTCGGAGGCATGCTCCTATCAGGGGAAAAAGTGGCGGAAATGTTGATTGAAAAACTGAAATAA
- a CDS encoding helix-turn-helix transcriptional regulator has product MKTRIKEYRARHNLTQAQLAGKVGVRRETIVFLEKGKYNPSLKLAHDIAKVLKGKIDDIFIFDDETD; this is encoded by the coding sequence ATGAAAACCAGGATAAAAGAATATAGAGCTCGCCATAACCTTACTCAAGCCCAGTTAGCGGGAAAAGTAGGCGTTAGAAGAGAAACCATCGTCTTCCTTGAAAAAGGAAAATACAATCCCTCTTTAAAACTAGCCCATGATATAGCAAAGGTTTTAAAGGGTAAAATTGACGATATTTTCATTTTTGATGACGAAACAGATTAA
- a CDS encoding adenylate kinase family protein codes for MIVLLTGTPGTGKTTISHLLAEKLGCQLVDINHLVEEKHLYTGLDPEKDYKIVDMDALKRELFKIVGGENAGHQKKDSNKDSCINSIKTSCIIIEGHLSHYFPRADLVVVFRTDPRILEERLKKREWKAAKIRENLEAEALDICTWEAHQTHGTKVHEVETTHITPEEAINIISEIINGKKSFPVGNIDFSGYLGV; via the coding sequence ATGATTGTACTCCTTACAGGAACCCCAGGAACCGGTAAAACTACCATTTCCCATTTACTTGCAGAAAAATTAGGTTGCCAGCTGGTGGATATCAACCATCTGGTTGAGGAAAAACACCTTTACACAGGGTTGGACCCGGAAAAGGACTATAAAATCGTGGATATGGATGCTCTAAAGAGAGAACTTTTCAAGATAGTTGGTGGGGAAAATGCTGGTCATCAAAAAAAGGATTCCAATAAAGATTCCTGCATAAATTCCATTAAAACTTCCTGCATAATAATTGAAGGACATCTCTCCCACTATTTCCCCCGGGCAGATCTGGTGGTGGTCTTTAGAACTGACCCCCGTATCCTTGAAGAAAGACTCAAGAAAAGGGAATGGAAAGCAGCTAAAATACGCGAAAACCTGGAAGCAGAGGCCCTGGATATTTGCACATGGGAAGCCCACCAGACACATGGAACTAAAGTACATGAAGTTGAAACCACCCATATAACTCCTGAAGAAGCAATTAATATAATTTCAGAGATTATCAATGGAAAAAAATCATTCCCTGTGGGTAATATTGATTTTTCAGGGTATCTTGGGGTGTAA
- a CDS encoding STT3 domain-containing protein — protein MDTKNILSKLKPIIIVLLLFSLVFFLRAEASGISGVPDQMKAYFQEDNGLPYFSEMDSYYNYRLTENFVEHGYLGDTIKNGTDWDLHSYFPPGRSAEYPPLLIWITAFFYYLANLFGDYSLLQVSFWTSAIIASLCVIPAYFFVKSLSNDYGGITAGVLVGVSTFYFSHTFAGFFDTDMFGMILPLLVIWFFSVSITATESRKKMLFAVYAAISMLLFAIAWSGWWYIFYLVIFVTVLYMLISKYLFKMETFKSWKGYSSKKQWLLEQPVLLPLLIFVGLSSVLMFIFWGNLFSSQLLEPLSVIQLQSATQATAYPNVFISVGELQIPSASTVIADVGGIFPFAFGILGLLMIFWNLRIKKAKGKEAKGKGKPPKKDRKPRRGRKSRKEEPKDTKSEQKEFGGIIPPEKRSNYLYYAILFSVWLLITAYAFTKGVRFVEAFSLPIALCAGIFVGFIANYLKTQIEKPLYQYVAMALVIVLVCYGPVSSANAVSNSVVPGTDDAMVNTLTWVKNNTPSNAVMTSWWDFGHLFAVKADRGVTFDGGSQNNARAYWVGKALSTNNEALSAGILKMLASSGDNGYMAVENFTNNTGKTVEIMDKILVTDKTSAQNTLTSQYGMTTEQAQNVLQYTHPTNTTPDLFVTSLDMVGKAGWWSYFGNWNFDSKNSTNSIYSLAQANATTENNVVTIQGENNVTVQINGTNVTGGLQVSKNKIAPPHRLIIVSNGTTAMDTVVNNQSTFSILVVKQDDNLIAVAMSKELEDSMFTRLFFMQGAGLTHFKLAHKEPSEGISEVMVWNVT, from the coding sequence ATGGACACAAAGAACATCTTATCCAAGTTAAAACCAATCATAATAGTCCTACTTCTATTTTCTTTAGTATTCTTCCTCCGAGCGGAGGCATCTGGCATCTCTGGAGTGCCAGACCAGATGAAAGCTTATTTCCAGGAGGATAATGGTCTTCCTTACTTCAGTGAGATGGATTCATATTATAATTATCGCTTAACTGAGAACTTCGTGGAACATGGCTATTTAGGGGACACCATCAAAAATGGTACAGATTGGGACTTACATTCCTACTTCCCACCGGGAAGATCTGCAGAATATCCTCCCTTGCTTATATGGATTACTGCATTCTTCTATTATCTGGCCAATTTATTTGGGGACTATTCTCTGTTACAAGTCAGTTTTTGGACGTCGGCCATCATAGCTTCACTTTGTGTTATACCGGCCTATTTCTTCGTTAAGAGCCTAAGTAATGATTATGGAGGTATCACTGCAGGAGTGCTGGTGGGAGTTTCCACATTCTATTTCTCCCACACCTTCGCTGGTTTCTTCGACACCGACATGTTTGGTATGATCCTCCCACTCCTGGTGATATGGTTCTTCAGTGTTAGTATCACCGCCACTGAAAGCCGGAAAAAAATGTTATTCGCAGTTTATGCTGCTATTTCAATGCTGTTATTTGCCATAGCATGGTCGGGCTGGTGGTATATATTCTACCTGGTGATTTTCGTCACTGTACTGTACATGCTCATTTCTAAGTACCTATTTAAAATGGAGACCTTCAAATCATGGAAAGGATATTCCAGCAAGAAGCAGTGGTTACTTGAACAACCCGTACTACTACCCTTACTCATATTCGTGGGTTTAAGTTCAGTGTTGATGTTCATATTCTGGGGAAATCTATTCTCCTCACAGCTTCTCGAGCCTTTAAGCGTAATTCAACTTCAATCAGCTACACAGGCCACAGCGTATCCCAATGTATTCATATCTGTAGGTGAACTGCAGATTCCAAGTGCAAGCACCGTAATAGCTGATGTGGGTGGAATATTCCCATTTGCCTTTGGAATACTGGGACTACTGATGATCTTCTGGAACCTGAGGATCAAAAAAGCCAAGGGAAAAGAAGCTAAAGGAAAAGGAAAACCTCCTAAAAAGGATAGAAAACCAAGACGGGGGCGAAAATCCAGGAAAGAAGAACCCAAAGACACCAAATCCGAACAAAAAGAATTCGGAGGGATCATACCTCCTGAAAAGCGGAGTAATTATCTGTATTACGCCATACTTTTCTCTGTATGGCTATTAATCACAGCTTACGCATTTACCAAGGGTGTAAGGTTCGTGGAAGCATTTTCACTCCCAATTGCTCTGTGTGCAGGAATCTTTGTTGGATTCATTGCGAATTATCTTAAAACTCAGATAGAAAAACCACTATATCAATACGTAGCAATGGCTTTAGTGATTGTGCTGGTATGTTACGGTCCCGTAAGTTCTGCCAATGCAGTTTCCAACTCGGTTGTTCCTGGAACTGATGATGCAATGGTTAACACACTTACCTGGGTAAAGAATAACACACCTTCAAACGCAGTAATGACATCCTGGTGGGACTTCGGACACCTCTTCGCTGTTAAGGCAGATAGAGGAGTCACATTTGATGGAGGTTCCCAGAACAACGCCCGGGCATACTGGGTTGGTAAAGCCTTATCCACCAATAATGAAGCCCTATCTGCGGGCATACTTAAGATGCTGGCATCCAGTGGTGATAATGGTTATATGGCTGTGGAAAATTTCACCAATAACACCGGTAAAACTGTTGAAATCATGGATAAAATCCTGGTTACAGATAAAACTTCAGCCCAGAACACACTGACCTCTCAGTATGGAATGACCACTGAACAGGCGCAGAATGTATTACAATACACTCACCCAACTAATACCACACCAGATTTATTTGTCACCAGCCTGGACATGGTTGGTAAAGCTGGCTGGTGGTCCTATTTCGGAAACTGGAACTTTGACAGCAAAAATTCCACCAACTCCATCTATTCACTGGCCCAGGCTAATGCCACCACTGAAAATAATGTAGTTACCATCCAGGGTGAGAATAATGTAACAGTCCAGATAAATGGTACTAATGTTACTGGCGGTCTGCAAGTGAGTAAAAACAAGATTGCCCCACCTCATCGCCTGATCATTGTTTCCAATGGTACAACTGCTATGGACACGGTTGTAAATAACCAGAGCACATTTTCCATACTGGTGGTTAAACAGGATGACAACCTGATTGCAGTGGCAATGAGCAAGGAACTGGAAGACTCCATGTTCACCCGACTGTTCTTCATGCAGGGAGCCGGATTAACCCATTTCAAACTGGCCCATAAGGAACCTTCAGAAGGAATATCTGAGGTCATGGTGTGGAATGTGACTTAA
- a CDS encoding metallophosphoesterase — MLIGVISDTHIPERTDHIPEIVFKVFEGADLILHAGDLVSLEIKDQLEDVAPTICVQGNMDRYRGLDLPQRKKLNLEGIKIGLSHGEVYPRGDTQQLQYIGLEMGVEVLITGHTHWSFIKELPDMLLLNPGSPTVPRLSDPSVMLIELEDGKLDANIVKIGDPICKALNFKGERE; from the coding sequence ATGTTAATAGGCGTTATTTCTGACACACACATTCCTGAAAGAACAGACCACATCCCTGAGATAGTTTTTAAAGTTTTTGAAGGTGCAGATCTTATATTACATGCCGGAGATCTGGTTTCACTTGAGATTAAAGATCAGCTGGAAGATGTAGCACCCACCATCTGTGTTCAGGGAAATATGGATCGTTACAGAGGTTTGGACCTCCCTCAAAGAAAAAAATTAAATTTAGAGGGTATAAAAATCGGTTTATCCCACGGTGAAGTTTATCCGCGGGGAGATACTCAACAGTTACAGTATATTGGTTTAGAAATGGGAGTGGAAGTTCTCATCACCGGTCACACACACTGGTCCTTCATCAAGGAGTTGCCAGACATGCTACTGCTTAACCCTGGAAGTCCCACTGTACCCCGGCTATCAGACCCATCAGTGATGCTCATAGAATTGGAAGATGGTAAGTTAGATGCTAATATAGTTAAAATTGGAGATCCCATCTGCAAAGCACTTAATTTTAAAGGAGAAAGAGAATAA
- a CDS encoding GTP-binding protein yields the protein MDIEDRIRKIEEEITKTPYNKATSHHIGKLKAKISKLREESIKRGSSGTKGRGFTLKKSGDSTVVLVGFPSVGKSTILNQITNAQSKIGAYEFTTLDVIPGVMEYRGAQIQIFDVPGIITGASKGKGRGREILSVARNADLVVMVLDVFNPHHQELIMDELINIGIRPNQISPDVNVKRRKIGGVKVASTVPLTHMDERTIRSILNEYGVHSADVLIREDVTVDRFIDSLDNSIVYIPLLLVVNKIDLADTSYLEDLQENMQNALYIAADKGVMIDELKEEIFDHLKLIRIYLKPQGRKADMEDPLIVRKGSTVEDVAGKLHRDFLKNFRHAKIWGSSVKFPGQKVGLDHVMADKDVLRLIIKK from the coding sequence ATGGACATCGAAGACAGGATCCGCAAGATCGAAGAGGAGATCACCAAAACTCCCTACAACAAGGCCACATCCCACCATATTGGGAAACTCAAGGCAAAAATCTCGAAGTTAAGGGAGGAATCAATAAAACGGGGCTCATCAGGTACTAAAGGGAGAGGATTCACCCTTAAAAAGAGTGGAGATTCAACAGTGGTTCTGGTAGGGTTTCCTTCAGTGGGGAAATCCACCATACTAAACCAGATCACCAATGCTCAGTCTAAGATAGGGGCTTATGAATTTACTACTCTGGATGTGATTCCCGGGGTTATGGAATACCGTGGAGCACAGATCCAAATATTTGATGTTCCGGGAATAATCACAGGTGCTTCCAAGGGGAAAGGCAGAGGAAGAGAGATACTATCTGTAGCTAGAAATGCTGATTTGGTGGTGATGGTTTTGGATGTTTTCAATCCTCACCATCAGGAACTGATCATGGATGAACTGATTAATATCGGAATCAGACCCAATCAAATCTCCCCGGATGTCAATGTGAAACGAAGAAAAATAGGTGGAGTTAAAGTTGCATCCACAGTCCCCCTCACTCATATGGATGAGCGAACAATCCGTTCCATACTCAATGAGTACGGGGTGCACAGTGCTGATGTTTTAATCCGTGAAGATGTTACCGTTGATCGTTTCATAGATTCCCTGGACAATAGTATTGTATACATCCCTCTGTTACTGGTAGTGAACAAAATAGACCTTGCGGACACATCTTACCTGGAAGATCTTCAGGAAAACATGCAAAATGCACTTTACATAGCTGCGGATAAGGGAGTGATGATAGATGAGCTCAAAGAAGAAATTTTTGACCATCTAAAACTTATCCGGATTTATCTGAAACCTCAGGGTAGGAAAGCTGATATGGAAGATCCCTTAATTGTAAGGAAGGGGTCCACTGTGGAAGATGTGGCAGGCAAACTGCACCGTGACTTCCTTAAAAACTTCCGCCATGCCAAGATATGGGGCAGTTCAGTGAAATTCCCCGGTCAGAAGGTAGGATTGGACCACGTGATGGCAGATAAGGATGTTTTACGCCTAATTATCAAGAAATAA
- the topA gene encoding DNA topoisomerase I — protein sequence MHEVIVCEKPKASEKIAGAIPGKAVKKSYKKVPYYEIEEGGKKTTVLSAVGHLYSLSPLKKEKGRMFEVGWVPLYQKDKSKKYVKNYIDAIKKFSKNADRFIHACDYDIEGTLIGFNALKYACGEKSIDNAVRMKFSTLTKEDLLKAYNEPIDLDFNQVDSGEARHVLDFIFGVNISKHLTDSVMKATSRYIQLSAGRVQTPTLAILVEREKEIQSFIPEPYWLIKAKIEGDIIADHKKGKIFDKKVQEEILADCEGKDALVNQISVKETPQLPPVPFDLGSLQSEAYGVFGFSPKKTQSIAQNLYAEGYTSYPRTSSQKLPPSIGYKKILGQLKKNAAFRKQIEKLPEPIKPREGKKTDEAHPAIHPTGLVPKGLGRDYQKLYELIVYRFISVFGENGLMETMKTQLDIGGQEFAFSRKRMAKMGWREHYPYRKVENDEFPSLKEGDYLDARAYSEEKETKPPARYNQASLIRELEKRGLGTKSTRANIISILYDRKYVEGKKISVNQLGEHLIDTLKKYSEKITSEELTREFETKLDGIMKAEVKKDKIINEAKEEVSSILDDIDVNKMKIGEELYAAYRESMIVGKCNCGGNLIMINSPKGGSFVGCTSYPDCKSTYSMPRGAAVLKTKCEECGLPMISFGKPRQRACMDPKCGREGEEPPQNEVVGVCPDCGKDLIKRRGRYGEFVGCSGFPRCRYTRSLEEKQEQKSEKT from the coding sequence ATGCACGAAGTTATAGTATGCGAAAAACCAAAGGCATCAGAGAAGATAGCCGGCGCCATACCTGGCAAAGCGGTAAAGAAGAGTTATAAAAAGGTACCTTACTATGAAATAGAAGAAGGTGGGAAGAAAACTACAGTGCTTTCTGCTGTAGGGCATTTATACTCTTTATCTCCCCTGAAAAAGGAAAAAGGACGTATGTTTGAAGTGGGATGGGTCCCGCTATACCAGAAGGATAAAAGCAAAAAGTACGTTAAGAACTATATAGATGCCATTAAAAAATTCTCCAAAAACGCTGACAGATTTATTCATGCCTGCGATTACGATATTGAAGGCACATTAATTGGTTTTAATGCGTTGAAGTACGCCTGTGGTGAGAAAAGTATTGACAATGCCGTGCGTATGAAATTCTCCACCCTCACCAAGGAGGACCTGCTGAAGGCCTACAATGAACCAATTGACCTTGATTTCAATCAGGTTGACAGTGGAGAAGCCAGACATGTCCTGGATTTCATCTTTGGAGTGAACATATCCAAACACCTCACTGATTCAGTGATGAAAGCCACCAGTCGTTACATACAACTCTCTGCAGGGAGAGTCCAGACCCCAACACTGGCTATTCTGGTTGAAAGAGAGAAAGAAATCCAAAGCTTCATCCCGGAGCCTTATTGGCTCATCAAGGCCAAAATTGAAGGGGACATAATTGCTGATCATAAAAAGGGAAAGATCTTCGATAAAAAAGTTCAAGAGGAGATACTCGCTGATTGTGAAGGTAAAGATGCTCTGGTAAATCAAATAAGCGTTAAAGAAACCCCACAATTACCTCCAGTCCCATTTGATCTGGGTTCCCTCCAGTCTGAGGCCTACGGGGTATTTGGCTTCAGCCCCAAGAAAACTCAATCCATTGCCCAGAACTTGTATGCTGAAGGTTACACCTCTTATCCACGTACCTCTTCCCAGAAGTTACCTCCCAGCATTGGGTATAAAAAGATCCTGGGACAACTGAAAAAGAATGCAGCATTCAGAAAACAGATTGAAAAACTCCCTGAACCTATTAAACCCCGTGAAGGTAAAAAAACAGATGAAGCTCACCCTGCAATCCACCCCACCGGCCTGGTACCAAAAGGGCTGGGAAGAGATTATCAGAAACTCTACGAGCTCATCGTATACCGTTTCATCAGTGTTTTCGGCGAAAATGGTCTCATGGAAACCATGAAAACCCAACTGGATATTGGAGGTCAGGAATTCGCCTTCAGCAGGAAGAGAATGGCAAAAATGGGTTGGAGAGAACACTATCCCTACCGTAAAGTGGAAAATGATGAGTTCCCATCACTCAAAGAGGGTGACTATCTGGATGCCCGGGCTTACTCTGAAGAAAAAGAGACCAAACCTCCTGCTCGGTATAATCAAGCTTCACTTATTAGAGAACTGGAAAAAAGAGGACTTGGAACCAAATCTACCCGTGCTAACATAATATCCATCCTTTATGACCGGAAATACGTTGAAGGTAAAAAAATTTCAGTCAACCAGCTGGGGGAGCACCTGATTGACACTCTCAAAAAATATTCAGAGAAAATAACCAGTGAAGAGTTAACCCGAGAATTTGAAACCAAGCTCGATGGCATAATGAAGGCTGAAGTTAAAAAAGATAAGATAATAAATGAAGCCAAAGAAGAAGTAAGCTCCATACTGGATGATATTGATGTAAACAAGATGAAAATAGGGGAAGAGCTTTACGCTGCCTACAGGGAGAGTATGATTGTGGGCAAGTGTAATTGTGGTGGTAACCTCATCATGATTAACTCACCTAAGGGGGGTAGTTTTGTGGGTTGTACTTCCTATCCTGATTGTAAATCAACTTACTCCATGCCTCGTGGGGCCGCGGTTCTTAAAACTAAATGTGAAGAATGTGGTCTGCCAATGATATCATTTGGAAAACCACGGCAGAGGGCCTGCATGGATCCTAAATGCGGGCGGGAAGGAGAAGAACCTCCACAAAACGAGGTGGTGGGTGTCTGCCCAGATTGTGGGAAGGATCTTATAAAAAGAAGGGGCAGATACGGTGAATTTGTGGGATGCAGTGGATTCCCGCGATGTCGCTACACCCGTTCACTGGAAGAAAAACAGGAACAAAAATCTGAGAAAACTTGA
- a CDS encoding SAM-dependent methyltransferase, whose translation MSQWNKERKNEEYYKKAKKQDYRSRASFKLQQLNRKYKIIKKGDFVVDLGAAPGGWSQVALEAVGEDGLVVAVDLNRMKSFPEENFWSIKGDFTHEETLDEIKRTMQGKAQVIISDAAPKLSGIKDLDQLRSIDLAQSVLQISDSILKYKGNIIMKVFQGEGYPQLLAEVKTKFQTVRTTKPPSSRKKSGEMYVVGRGFRRAGKQN comes from the coding sequence ATGAGTCAATGGAATAAAGAAAGGAAAAACGAAGAATATTATAAGAAGGCCAAAAAACAGGATTATCGTTCCAGGGCTTCCTTTAAACTACAGCAATTAAATCGTAAATATAAAATAATTAAAAAAGGAGATTTTGTGGTTGATCTAGGGGCTGCTCCAGGCGGATGGTCTCAGGTAGCCCTGGAAGCTGTGGGTGAAGATGGATTAGTGGTTGCTGTTGATCTTAACCGGATGAAATCATTCCCTGAGGAAAATTTCTGGAGCATCAAAGGAGATTTCACCCATGAAGAGACTCTGGATGAAATTAAACGTACCATGCAGGGTAAGGCCCAGGTGATCATATCCGATGCTGCCCCTAAACTATCCGGTATTAAGGATCTAGATCAACTCAGATCCATAGACCTTGCACAAAGTGTACTGCAGATAAGTGATAGTATCCTGAAATACAAAGGTAACATAATCATGAAAGTTTTTCAGGGCGAAGGATATCCACAACTCCTGGCAGAGGTTAAAACAAAATTTCAAACCGTTAGAACCACCAAACCGCCTTCTTCCCGTAAAAAAAGTGGAGAAATGTACGTGGTGGGCCGAGGTTTTAGAAGAGCAGGGAAACAAAATTAA